One genomic region from Osmerus mordax isolate fOsmMor3 chromosome 4, fOsmMor3.pri, whole genome shotgun sequence encodes:
- the LOC136942117 gene encoding secretory carrier-associated membrane protein 2-like: MSEVDNNPFADTSIVNPFQDPSVTQLTNTGIDPVNLYNPFPDHSTESLAGPTIPASRAPSQPAVLQPSTEPSPQATAAAAQANLLRQQEELERKAAELERREQELQSRGPTGKENNWPPLPTFFPIKPCFYQDFSEDIPVEHRRVCKMIYYLWMFSGVTLFLNLLACLAYFTTNSNHGVDFGLSILWLILFTPCSFLCWYRPIYKAFKADSSFSFFSFFFVFFCQVVIFIIQAVGIPGWGNSGWISSISAISTDKAVGAIMILVACFFTVCAVLSIILLKMVHGQYRHTGASFQKAQQEFSQGVVSNKNFQSAASSAAQGVFQANN, translated from the exons ATGTCAGAAGTTGACAATAACCCGTTTGCGGATACGTCAATTGTCAACCCTTTCCAA GATCCTTCTGTCACACAGTTGACCAACACTGGCATAGACCCTGTGAATCTATACAACCCCTTCCCAGATCACTCCACC GAGAGCCTAGCAGGGCCCACCATTCCTGCCTCCAGGGCTCCCTCCCAGCCGGCAGTGCTCCAGCCATCAACAGAGCCCAGTCCACAG GCCACGGCAGCTGCAGCCCAGGCCAACCTGCTGAGGcagcaggaggagctggagaggaaggCTGCAGAACTGGAGCGCAGGGAGCAGGAGCTCCAGAGCCGAGGCCCTACAG GGAAAGAAAACAATTGGCCACCTCTGCCAACATTTTTCCCCATCAAGCCTTGTTTCTACCAGGACTTTTCTGAGGATATTCCTGTAGAGCACAGGAGAGTCTGCAAAATGATTTACTACCTTTGGATGT TCAGCGGTGTTACCCTTTTCCTCAACCTGCTGGCATGCCTGGCTTACTTCACCACCAACTCAAATCATGGTGTGGACTTTGGACTCTCGATCCTATGGCTCATCCTGTTCACCCCCTGCTCCTTCCTCTGCTGGTATAGACCCATCTACAAGGCCTTTAA GGCAGACAGTTCCTtcagcttcttctccttcttttttgtgtttttctgcCAAGTGGTGATTTTCATCATCCAAGCAGTGGGCATTCCCGGGTGGGGGAACAG TGGCTGGATCAGCTCTATCTCTGCGATTTCCACTGACAAGGCCGTGGGAGCCATCATGATCCTGGTGGCCTGCTTCTTCACCGTCTGTGCTGTGCTGTCAATCATCTTATTAAAGATG GTTCACGGCCAGTATCGTCATACAGGGGCTAGTTTCCAGAAGGCCCAGCAAGAGTTCTCCCAGGGTGTTGTCTCCAACAAGAACTTCCAGTCTGCCGCCAGCTCTGCTGCCCAGGGAGTCTTCCAGGCAAACAACTAA